tttctttgattcaaagggctttgtggaaaaaattcatataggaataaaatcctctaaaatttttatgaaattcctttgaatcaaagggacCTACAGCTGCTCCGAGTTCTGACCTTATCCTCTTTGGAGTATGAGGTGATGTTTGGatggggctaaatttttttagctccatgttatatcaaatgtttggacgcttattataaatattaatatagactattaataaaacccatctataatcttagactaattcatgagacgaatctattgagcctaattaatctatgattagcctatgcgatgctacagtaaacctgtgttaattatggattattaggctttaaaaaattcactcgaattagctctcatttctataattagttttataagtagtctatgtttaatatttataataagtatctaaacatccgatgtgacatgggcaaaaaaatttagcctcatctaaacaccccctaagaatttaattatatatataatttttatagaaaaccGTTTAATTTCTCCAGTTTTTTTTAGTGAAAATCCTCTGAACCAAAGAGTGATCCTGCGGCCCTGCCTGGTGCCTGCCCTAAATGGAACATCAGTTGTGCAGAATGGTATTAAAGTAAAGACACCCGCTTTCTGAAGAGATTATGGCTGGATTCTGGAGTCTGGGCAGAGCAGAACGCCAGAATGTGTGCCACTGTACCTGCAGGTTTCTTTCCTCGCAAAGCAGAAAGTTGCAATTTGGATCATTATTGCTACTACCGATCACAGAAGAGAGGACGATGATTTGACTCGTTCCGATGCgcaattaatcatgcataaaTTGCATGCTGCTGAACATATCctgaatatatatactgaTATAAATGCTCATTAGGGATCTGGCAAACTCATTACAGATATTAGGGCACAGGTAATGGGTAACAAAAATGTACTACTAGTTCTGACCGTAGTAGTTTCTGAAGTGCCTGAGATATCCGACACTAAACAGTGATCAGCTTTGCTAAAGATCAGGAGGCATCATCCAAGGAGAGCTTTGACCACTGCCCCAAATCATTCAGACACATCTGCATCCTGTTCATGGGCCATTCACATCATTAAAAGCGGATCAAGAGCTTAGTAGCATAGCCTTATCTTCTAATGCATGCCCtgcttgtttcttttctactactactagtattattttttacattcaAGTGATCATGCATCATTGCATCAATAACTTTTGCTAATGTGAAAGCCAACCCTGACACTAGACATCTGAGAAGATTAATAGGTAGTAACCACAAATCACCGAACGGCTGACATCTGTGAGAAGTATACGGTTCCAACTGCTATAGTGTATCATTGCATATGTTTCTAATGGATGCATTAATGTTTTAATTGGCAATTATATGATACTTTCTATATACTACTACTTCGTACGTACACTGATTTGCATAAGCAAGCTAATTATTCCCTTTTGAGACAGACCTTGCTGAGAGGAGCAAGCCGCAATCAAACATGCCAGCTCTGATTTAGAAGGATTGACAGTGAGAGTTCCGATTGTCATGTAGCCTTTATGTCCCTGTCCAACATTCTCCACCAGATCCATGGCTGCCATTTACTACTTTCATTTGAAACCAATCTAGCAATCCGTCCATGCATGGTGGAACTGGACCCAAtctaattaacaaaaaaaacttgagaccctcgtcttttcgcttatgcttataagccaaaagttaaatttttaaccttaaatttgaattgattttgagacGTTTTCACCGAGTtctatttttcagccttgacttttagatcgataaaaatacgtatataaaagttttattcacaaattatttttcatttacaaatataccgtttatatttttatatgaaaagtcaaacaatcgcCCTCGCTACTTGTACTAGGactcaataattttttttctaaaaaataactcacaaTTGTATAAGTTTGTTAGTTTATTCTTGCATGATCCACCATTCGATTCATCACCAATTTCCATAATTGCAAATCGCTCACatgtagtagtatatatttctTATTACTGACATTAGTTATCGTACAGTTGAAATAGTTTGAGCATATATTCCAAATTTTCAGCTTGATTCATGCACGTATTCAGAGTCTTTTACACAAGTTGTAGCACACAAATGgctgtatatattttgaaatttgaagtgGTCCATGAGTTGACATAACCTCCATTATCCAGAGCTCGTCAAACTCATGCCACGATGCGTGATTGATTAGCTGTCTAACCTAACCTTCATTCCACGACAAACTATCATTATCTTCTGTCACCcatgaaaactaaaattttaggccATCAGCCCATCAGATAATTTTGCATACAGAAGTCTTAATGGCAGGCTAACATCAAAtggtaaaagaaaattgaTGACACATGATAGTAATTGTGACCTCATGATGGAGACAAGATAAAAACTAATGCAAAGCCATAATTTTCTAACTAATCTCCCTACACAGCAATTAATCGAATACTATTTATAACTACAAATATAAggtcatttttttacttatacacAGGATTATTAAAATGTACCAtgtccattccaaaatataattatttctgtatgttttttaaacaaatcaGATAGACAAAtgttaaaaacattttaaaaatataccaaaatacttatattttggaaacgTGTGCGCTATTATTTACTCCATGCTTCAAAAAATGTGTTTTCTAAAAGAATATTTCACAACATTTCTTACATcacttattttaaattatttattaaatatttaatccaCCTTATAATCAAGTAAATAACCCATAAGATTAATCTACGCAGCAatcaaaatgaaacaaaatctTAAGCTGatcaataaattttagaagacaTAATATACCTCTGAACCAAGATCACCCTCATCTAATTTGAGCAGTTGCAGCACACAAACAAAACACACTTTTttgaaagggagagagagagggagggagaagaaATCTTACGAAACAAAAAAGGAAGCTGCAAGAAAACCGTTATAACAACAGGAGGAGATCTCACAAGGACAACCTCCCTTGTCTTCTCAACACCCCCACAAAAAGCTAACCCAATTCCCCTCTCTTTCTCGTCACAGAGAGGAAATATAtactaaagaaaaaatatagatattccTTCTatcttaatataaatatatttttgacatACATCGTAGagataaattatttaacaaaagaaataaCCTAAATGcctctaattaaataagagcCGGTACGGATGGAGAGTTAGTTAGGGATTAAATGGATAATGATTTGAATATAAAGTTATTGAGgtgtataaataaacttttatgcaaaatttataaatgtttattatgGAAGTGAGAGAGGGGGGAATACAcggtagaaaatatatttaaagagaaatatatttagtagGAGGAGTACAAGTGCATGCATATCCATTAGCAATTAATAATTGCTGTCCCAACTCCTCCTCCATCATCTCCACTACCTAAACCCACAAAAAACTAAACCAGAAAAAACTGCGTAACCGCAAgcgccgaggcggaggagcgCAGCGCAGCCCAGCCGAGGCGACGCGACGCCAGCGGCGACCAACTCCTCTTCTCCCGCCGGAAAccctagcggcggcggcggcggggccaatggcggaggagggcgacaagcccacggcggcggcggaggggggagGAGAAGTTGCTGTTACTGCGGGTGGTGGTTGTGGTGGtgcgggaggaggagcgggagcggcggaggaggagagcgtgaAGCTGTTCGTGGGGCAGGTGCCCAAGCACATGACGGAGGCGGAGCTGCTCGCCATGTTCCAGGAGGTGGCCATCGTCGACGAGGTCACCGTCATCAAGGACAAGGCCACGAAGGCCTCCCGAGGTGCGGATCCCGTACGCCCCGGATCTGGCCTCGCCAGCCTCCGGCCTCGCCTCGGGGCTCGGTTTGGGGGCAATGCCTGCCTGCGGGGAATTCGAGCTCTCCGCGCTGTTCATGTCGCGTCATAGTTGCCGTGCTCTGCTGAGTCTGTTCTCCCCCTTCCTTCCGGTCGTGTTTTGTGGCGATTGTTCCGCGTAATGCCGTTGGGGGCAATTCGAGCTTTTCGTCTGAATTTTTCGAGTGATTTGAGCTGCTCACTCGCGCTATGGGATGCTCCAATGCTGGAGCGAGATCTCGCGTCGAATTATCTGGTTGGTGGAGCCGTTGGTGGGGCTGTCAGCTTGAATTTTGAGTTCTATCGGTCTAAATTGCGTTTCATCATACGATTTTCTCCAATGCCGATGCCCTCTTCGACTTTCTGATTCGCTTTCGAAAATGCGGTTTTATCGGCCTGgtctttttgtgtgtgtgtgtgcgcgcgcgcgcgcgcgtgacTTGAGCTTAGTTTGGAGCAATGCTGCCGTAAATAAGCCTTCTACGCGTACAAATCAgggaatttattttttcttaagagTAATTTTTGGCGCTTGGGCTCGCTTGGGCTTTGCAGCCTCGATTTTAGTTAGTTTGAAACTTTGGATCAGGGTCAGAAAAATCTTAAGTTGAACTTTGCGCGAACTTTTGTTTGGTCATTTGGCTCCATTAGTTTTTAGCATTTGCTCTCCGCGCAGGATGCCCATGCatgttttgcaaatttttttaattgtgacATTCTGATTTTCAGTTGTCCAAGGATTTATTCCAACTGGGGATTTGGGGAATCGAAAATTTGATCTGTTGATGGTATTTTGATTTTACCCGATTTGCTTGATCTAGTGTTGGTACAAGTGGAAATTTGGTTGGATAAGACATTGACACAAATTTGGAAGGCATTGACAAGCCAGATTTACTCTGCTAGAGCCTTTTTCTTTGTCTGTGTAGCCCTGCCACCTGatagcctttatttttattgcttCACCATATATCTGTCTGCTTCTTAGTTTGATGCTAATTTTAGATATCCTGAACTTATTGCAGGGTGCTGCTTCCTCATATGCCCCTCAAGGGAGGAGGCTGACAAGGCCGTAAATGCTTACCACAATAAGCACACACTTCCTGGGGTAAGTGATCATTCTAATATTACAATACTAAAATTGCTTTTATGTTGTTTGCCTTAGTTAAATTGTTGCAGATTGATACCGTGCATTTTAGCTCTTTATGGGGTGAAAATTACATGTGATTTTGAATAATTCATAATCTGGTTGCCAAGAACAGCATTGGAAGCTTGTGCATGTATTCAGCCGTTTGGTGTGGGACCAAAATGAAATCTGTAGTGGGAGTGTGGGACAATGGTGAAAATTGACTTGGGGTAGGTGGTCTAAAATTTGAGTGGTCATTCTAACTTCTAAGTATCTGTGGTGACCTGGTGGGTGGTCTAAAATTCACTGGACATGGATTAtccttatttttcagtctttaaGTAGCACCCATTATTTCCTTTCTCCATGATTCTGCTGCAAGGCTACTGATATACATGTATGCATTCTATTTCATGGCTAGCATAGTCAACACTAACCTGGTTCAAGGATATATATTTGGttggaaaacaaaaacattacaGTTAGCCTCAGGCAGGAACAAACTTGGAGTCAGAGCACTGGAGTATGCCATAAGTAGTGGGTGTGCTTGGTTTTTGACGGCAATAAAGTTGAATCTATAGGAAACTTAACCTGTCAACAACTGCATGATGGTCTATCTTACTCTTGAAGCAGAGCGTCACACCTAACAAAAGTTAGACCACCAATCTGGCCATCGCACTTTTGTACCCATCCTGTATGGAAATTAACTTATTGTAGCTTCAGTTTTGTAGCATACCTAACTGAGGTCCCAATCCCAACTGACCAAACAATGGACTGAGTGTCATGATTAGggtttgaataaaacttttgagcCAGGGGCAAAATCTCAAACTATGCTCTGGTGCAAACTCTAGTGGACCAAATCCTTTATtcagaatgaaaaaaactccTCTATTTCACTAGTTTAGAAACTTAAAAGGTTTATGTAGGTTGTGGCTACTTTCATCATTCAGATGTCTTCACCTGGTTAATCACAGAATAAGACTGGACATCTACTCCCACTCCCAATCAGATGGCGATACAAACAAATTACAAATCCTGGAAGTTGAAATCTGTATCATAATGTTAGACAAAATTTGGAAGCCATTATGTATATGAATGTAGTAGTTGGTAATCACTGACTCCGGGAGCCATCAAGGCGCATTCCCAtgacttctttttttctttggtgaTACTAGCAAGCCCCTTGTGACATCTTTTTCATAAATAGCTGCCAAACATTTCTGCTTCCTTCTTTCTATGACTCTCTGATGACAATCTTTGCTCTCTTTCATCAATTCAGGCCTCAAGTCCTTTACAAGTAAAATATGCTGATGGAGAGTTGGAGAGGCTAGGTATGATTGCTATTTGCATAGAACTCTATTTTTGCCACAATTTCATGCACGAGTCTTTGTTCAAATTTCCATAACCCCATTAGTGCACTCATGCTTATACTTGCTATGACCTCCAGAACACAAGCTTTTTATTGGGATGCTTCCGAAAAATGTAACAGACACTGAATTGACTgatttattttccaaatatGGAAACATCAAGGATTTACAAATTTTGAGGGGTTCACAACAAACAAGTAAAGGTAAGATCTGGTGAAGTTATTTTCCTAACAATTTAGAACTAGAACTACTGGTTGTCTGGTTGACCCTAGAACTTTGTGATATCTAATGTTTTTTGTCAAATTAACTATGATATTGCAGCTGGCTGTGCATTCCttaaatatgaaacaaaggagCAAGCAGTAGCAGCTATTGAGGCTCTCAATGGGAAGCACAAAATAGAGGTTTGCCAGAAACGAGTTAGAATAGCAGAGCAACTAGTTTTTATTGATATGTACCGCAATTCACACGTAAACATGATCCATAGAATTGTTTAGCCATGAATCATTATATACATTCAAAACTAAAGACACTCTTCTGATATTGCATTTATTTGACACCTTAGGTCTGCTTTATAATAAACAGCTACATTTCTTCCCAAACccgatgcattttttttgtaaataaattgattataATCCATTCTGGTCTATTTGTTAGGGTTCTAGTGTGCCTTTGGTTGTCAAATGGGCTGACACAGAAAAGGAAAGACAGGCCCGGAAAGCACAGAAGGCTCAATTGCAATCATCTACTATGCATAGTGCAAGTCCTATGCAACAATCTTCATTATTTGGGGCTTTGCAGATGGGATACATGCCTCCATATAATGGATATAGTTATCAGGTAACTTGCTCTTctccatttattttctttcttttttacttagtactagtcattttttctttaaaaatattattctgtTACCTGAAACATTATCAGGATATGCCCCAAGAATAACCTTATGTATCGCAGCTCACGTTGATTTATGGCCACTATTTGGTACTGTTGCACACATAAATGGTGTTTTTTGTCATATTCAGTGTAAAAAGGGCATTTCTCCAAACTGCTAAAATTTCTCAGCTTCAGtctttattatatatttgttggtACTTCTCACAAAAGCAAAATATGGTTGGTGCTTAGCTTCAAGGGATTGCttaatgtacatatatatttttaatgtgtgcatatttttcttggaaTACAAGTCTGATTTTGTATTCTTTTGCAGCCACCGGGGACATATGGACTCATGCAATACCCTTTATCCCCTATGCAGAATCAAGCCACATTCACAAACATGGTTCAACCTGTTAATCAAGGAAACTCTATACGAGGAGTCAGTCCTGAACTGTCTCCTAATTCTGTTCCTAGATCATTCAACGCAATGCAGTTAAGCAGCCCTTATCCACCTGTTCCTGGTGTGCAGTATGCTGGATCCTACCCTGGTGGTCTCATGAGTAGTCGTCCTTTTGGGAATTCTTTCAGTTCGATTAAAGTTCCAAGTGTAAATGCAAATTCTCCTGCATCTCCTAGTCCCAGTAGCAATGCTGGCGGTCAAATAGAAGGTTAGCCACATTCTACTTACACCTGCTGGAGAAACCACCATATTCTTCCATGATGTTAGCTGGATAGCTGCAGCCCTTAGCAATACATTTTCCCCAGAAAAATCATGTGCCTTTTGTTTCTGTCATGTACGTTATCCTAAAATGTTTATAATGTGCTTCTGTACACTAGGAATCAAATGCATATTGGACATCAGAGTCCAGGAGATGAACAAAAATCTAACAAACATTGAAGAATGATTAGTACATGGTCATACTCATACTTACTAATAAATACTATCTTTCTGAATATATGGTAACTATCAGAATAGCTATTATCGAAGTCCATTATGTTGTAAAGATTAGCCTTCATGTTTATAGGTCCTCCTGGAGCCAATCTATTTATCTATCATATCCCTCAAGATTATGGGGATCAAGACCTTTCAAGTGCATTCCAGAGGTTCGGTAGAGTACTAAGTGCCAAGGTGTATGTAGACAAAGCAACGGGTTCCAGCAAATGCTTTGgtaatctctctctctctctctctctctctctctctctctctctctcacacacacacacacacacacacattatGCTTACAGTGCTAATTGGTTTCTAACTGGTGCAGGTTTTGTAAGCTACGATTCTCCTGCTTCCGCACAGGCAGCCATTGGTGTGATGAATGGTTTCCAATTAGGCAGTAAAAAACTCAAAGTACAACTCAAGAGAGACAACTCCAAGCACAGTAAACCCTTTTGACGAAAACTACGATGACCACGCGATCAGGTTCCTGGTACATATTTGTCAGATAATTGATCGTTGAATTGTTTGCTCTGGCCGCAGCATTGGAGGCTTCGTGTATCTTCTTTGTTCAATTCACATTCTTGAACATTGTTACGTCGTGTAATTTACTGCAGCGTAGTGGTAGAATTTGTTCCTGTCAGACCCTTGTACATCAGCAAGTCAGATTCATTCAATTGTGACATTTTCTCCTGACAACGATTCCGGTTTCTCCTTGACTCGATTCCGGACTCACTCAGAAGTCAGAACTGTTATCTGAACCATTATTGACTTATTATCATGTCTAAATTGCCGATGGAAATCTGATGCTTGA
This is a stretch of genomic DNA from Oryza brachyantha chromosome 1, ObraRS2, whole genome shotgun sequence. It encodes these proteins:
- the LOC102700756 gene encoding RNA-binding protein BRN1-like — protein: MAEEGDKPTAAAEGGGEVAVTAGGGCGGAGGGAGAAEEESVKLFVGQVPKHMTEAELLAMFQEVAIVDEVTVIKDKATKASRGCCFLICPSREEADKAVNAYHNKHTLPGASSPLQVKYADGELERLEHKLFIGMLPKNVTDTELTDLFSKYGNIKDLQILRGSQQTSKAGCAFLKYETKEQAVAAIEALNGKHKIEGSSVPLVVKWADTEKERQARKAQKAQLQSSTMHSASPMQQSSLFGALQMGYMPPYNGYSYQPPGTYGLMQYPLSPMQNQATFTNMVQPVNQGNSIRGVSPELSPNSVPRSFNAMQLSSPYPPVPGVQYAGSYPGGLMSSRPFGNSFSSIKVPSVNANSPASPSPSSNAGGQIEGPPGANLFIYHIPQDYGDQDLSSAFQRFGRVLSAKVYVDKATGSSKCFGFVSYDSPASAQAAIGVMNGFQLGSKKLKVQLKRDNSKHSKPF